AAGAGTGGTTCACATATCAGTATGGAAAACCTCATAATTTAAGCCTATGTTTCACGGTTCCATGGGGTAAATTATATAAGCGAACTCTGTTTGATAATATAATCTATTATACAGGACCTTTTGGTGAGGATGATCGTACAACATGGAAACTATATTTACAAGCAGATAAAATCTCTTATATGCACCGTTCAAGTCTAATTTATCGTGTGAATAGCGGAAGCATGACTCAAGTTGCCAATCAGAGTACAGTTTTTTCGGTTGAGCCTGTATTAGAAAGACTTGCACTATTATCGATGTTAGGATTCAATCTTGAAAATGAAATTGCTGCTTTCGATTGGCGTGCACATATTGGAAAAAATAATGCACTGGCTAATGGAGATATATCTACATATAAGAAATTACAGTTTCAATTAGATATGATAGAGAAATATCGAAAACATTAAGGAAATGTGAGGCGAAAGATGCGCGTTTATATTACGAATATTAATGGTCAGTCTGGGCAGAGTACAGCTCAGTTGTGTCAAAATACGGTGACAGATGTGGCTGTTTCTCTAGGGTATCGTGAATTAGGAATTTATTGTTATCAAATTCATACAGATACTGAAAGTGAAATGAGTAAACGGTTGGATGGTATTGTATCAGGATTACGACATGGAGATGTCGTAATTTTTCAAACCCCCACATGGAATACAACAGAATTCGATGAGAAGTTAATGAATAAATTGAAATTATACGATATTAAAATTGTGCTATTTATTCACGATGTAGTTCCACTTATGTTTTCTGGGAATTTTTACCTAATGGATCGAACAATCTCATATTACAATAAAGCAGATGTAATAATCGCTCCAAGTCAGAGAATGATCGATCAGCTGAGAAAATTTGGCCTGAATGTTGCGAAAACAGTAATTCAAGGAATGTGGGATCATCCGACTCAAGCTCCTATGTTTTCAGCAAGTCTGAAAAAAGAAATTCATTTCCCTGGGAATCCCGAACGTTTTAGTTTTGTGAAAGAGTGGAATTATGATATTCCTTTAAAATTATATACATGGCAAAATACTGAATTGCCACAGAATGTTCATAAATTGAATTACAGACCAGATGAACAACTTCTAATGGAGATGTCGCAGGGAGGATTTGGTTTGATATGGATGGATGACAAAGATAAGGAGTACCAATCGCTGTATTGTCCATATAAGCTAGGAAGTTTTTTAGCGGCAGGTATTCCTGTT
This window of the Streptococcus sp. 116-D4 genome carries:
- a CDS encoding glycosyltransferase family 2 protein, whose protein sequence is MEKISVIIPAYNAEKYLDQCVESVQSQIYDNIEIIIVNDGSTDRTAAMIERLKEKDSRIRTLHKRKNEGLGAARNSALELVTGQYVLFLDSDDWIDPNHISDLYDLLVRTDSDVAIANFTRYIESENRYEIHITDGDYYEQIFTPQEWFTYQYGKPHNLSLCFTVPWGKLYKRTLFDNIIYYTGPFGEDDRTTWKLYLQADKISYMHRSSLIYRVNSGSMTQVANQSTVFSVEPVLERLALLSMLGFNLENEIAAFDWRAHIGKNNALANGDISTYKKLQFQLDMIEKYRKH
- a CDS encoding sugar transferase; amino-acid sequence: MRVYITNINGQSGQSTAQLCQNTVTDVAVSLGYRELGIYCYQIHTDTESEMSKRLDGIVSGLRHGDVVIFQTPTWNTTEFDEKLMNKLKLYDIKIVLFIHDVVPLMFSGNFYLMDRTISYYNKADVIIAPSQRMIDQLRKFGLNVAKTVIQGMWDHPTQAPMFSASLKKEIHFPGNPERFSFVKEWNYDIPLKLYTWQNTELPQNVHKLNYRPDEQLLMEMSQGGFGLIWMDDKDKEYQSLYCPYKLGSFLAAGIPVIVQEGIANQDLIEKNGLGWVVKDIEEAIVKIQNVTENEYAELVKNVRRFNPILREGFFTRRLLTEAVLEAMCD